CACATCTTGGCGTCTGCGCCGAGCTTTCTGAGAGTTTCTCCATGTGATGTTTGCCGTCACCTCTGTTAGCAAACGACACGCAGAGTGCGGGGATGCTCCTCCAGTCCCTCAGGTTTCACGGGGTAGGGGGGGCTCGCCCTCACCAGTGATAAACACACCGCTGGCAGCACGTGCTAACGAGCAGCAAGATGGTCCAGCTCACCCCAAAAAAGCCACGAAATTCAGCCTGCAAATATTCCCAAGCATCCTTCACTGTTGAATGCCTTACAAGATTCAAGGGCTATATAAAGAAAATCTACCAGACATTTCTTGATGCAATACCAATTCAGCCCAAGTTAAAAATAAGTTGGATGTTGtgacatttcactgaaaacctgATTAAGCACTTGCCTTGCACAACACTGCTGATTTCTATGAAAAGTTAACTGAAGGATGAAAGGCTAcgggaatgggaaaaaaaaatgtatttctgccaGTGGAAAATAGATCCCAGACACTGATAGTTGCAAACATCCCTTGCTGCagaaatttttaataattagGAAAAGAGCTGAGCACTCAAGTGTTGAGTTTAGCTCATCACAGGACTTTCGTTTCAAGAGAGGTCCTCCAGCACCTTCTGCTGCCGCTTGGCCAAAAGCTGCCACCAGATTTGTAAATTCATGGCTGAGATGCTGCACTGGGAATCTTTACTGATTTTCTTTATCCTTCTTTACACCATTTATTTGGGCAGCATTtccagatgcattttttttctttttccacacagCCGTGGTGACAAGGGCCACGGAACCAGGCCCAATTGCCGTGGCTCAGGGTACCAGGCATCCCTTCCCACCTTGTTCAAACCCCGTGCAGACCGACTGTCCTGCCATCTCTTAACGCTACCACGTGCTGTAGGATCACATCTTTCATTCACTTACTAGGTCTTAATCCGTGGTGCTGTCCCTCCTCATTTCTTAAGGCATTTGTCTTACACTGGTCATTTTAGATGGGACGTCTTCAGAGAGGTGCCTAATcctagcttttcttttctttttttttttaattgcctaaCATTATTCAAGTGAGGATAGCAGGGAatctttctattaaaaaaagaaacaacacacaTTGAAATACTATCACGGGAGACTTGCAAATTCTTGCAGTGCTCAGCTTAGTCTAGGAACACTCAGATTAAAGAGCATCTGTGGAGCTCAGTGAAGATGTATGCATTCGTGCAACGTGGGGATTTTCAACCCAGGCCGGAGCACACATACCCAAAGAAGCTACAATTCACTGTGTGAAAAACCGTCCCAGTCACACGTTCCGCAGCTTTGCAGTTCCAGTCCTCTCACATCCTGTCCTCTCTTATATTAGAAGCTTTGTAGCCCTGAGATTAATAGCAGTTGCAAGTTCAAAGGCAGTAAATGGAGCTACTTCAGTTACTCGAGCCAAAATTTAACACAGATGTCTTCTGAAGTACTAATACACTAACTGTTCAGTCACCATGTATTCCAGGATTAGAACAACATTATCCAAAACTTTGATCTTTCTTAATtgatttcttttactttttataaaaacaagttTGTATATACAAAAGCAATGggaaatatatttacatatgaTTAAATATACAAAGTTTTAGCACAGATGCTCACCTTTACAAAATAAACGGTGCTAAAAATCTCTTACacgttttctttaaaattttcagtcTCTTAGACCTCAAGTTGGATCTGTCTTCCCACACTACACTAACAAAGCTTCTTAAAAACCCTCTATTTACCGTGAGAGGAAATACATTACATGCTAGACACACGTATTTACTGTAAACACATGCACTCATAAGCCAGAAAAAGTTATCGATGGTTAAGGCATAATGCTCAATTTAATACTACCTAGGTActaatgtgtttaaaaaaagtaaGCTAGCTCAACCTAATACCATTTACTGTTAGCCTatactgatttttaaagtttagtCAAATGCCACAATTGCATACGTGACCCAAGTCAAGATCCTGTAATGTGTAGAAGTATTGTCAAGGAAACCCCCAGACTGCTTATATGGATTACATGAACTGAAATATCAGATGGAAAGATGCAGATGGTCAAATCCTTGCTCTGAAGAGCACACTGCAAGCAAATACATACGATTATTAAAGCCCCATATTTAAACCAATGTGATGATACATAAGCCTTGCTGACCTAAATTCAGGAAAGGTGAAATAGGAGGGACTGATTCTAGATTTGCTGtggattttcagaaaactaaaGCATCATACCAAAATTGGTGGTTTTAGTATGCTCCAGTTTGAAACTcttcttaaattatttattaaatcgCCACCAAACTCAATATAAATGAAGGTTCATTAGCAGAACCAGATGTTCTCCAGCCTCTTCAGAGATGTGCCTGCTGTGTATGAGCACTTAGTGGTTTACAAAACGActgcacacagacacaaagcATTTGCACAGCTCTGAAAAGCACAAGGACTTCAAGCTAACTTCTGtaataaaaggataaaaaaatgaGAGTTAATCAGTAAATACATTTGTAGGATACCAGATGTTACTGGCACGCATAGGCTTTCATATACCACCATTGTaacagtaagaagaaaaatacgTATATGGATCAAAATCTAAATAATTAAGGAAGCTCCCACATATAGCACTGAATTAGAGGGTAGaataaggtttaaaaataaaagactgaatACACCGAACCAGAGTGCAACTGAGTATCcaatctgaaaatacaaaatgagaaattcaTGCGCTGAGGGTAATTTTCCTCCGTCGAAGCGGGTAGTATTTTCTCTGTGGTGAATCTgcagctcttttccttttgaacaaAGTGTAGGGATTTTTACTGGTGTCAGTGTCTGTTGGCGTGACCTCTCCCGGTGATACGAAGCTTTGGACGTTATCTTCCTCCTTTGCGTTACAACCAGCAAAGACTTCTTGCCGCAGCTTGCAGAGTTCCAGGGTTGGTTGCCAAGTTAGCGCTTGGGAAAAACCTTCTGCTCTTTCTATTAGCGCGGGGAGAGACTGCAAGAACAAATCGAGTATCTCAAGTTACATGGGAAAAGTAATGGCTACAATGAGCGAGATGCTAATTAGATTCTGACAGGCACAAAAGCTGCAGTGTCCGCAGAGACGGTCCAGGTGAAGGCTGGGAACTCAGCGCTACCAGCCTAACAGCACCAGGGTCTGCACTCAGAGCTCATACGAACAGAACGCCAAGTTTCAGTGCTGCCTAATTCCAGCTCTGAGCTGAATCAATATCGCAGGAACACAGCTCATGTCTAAGCTGTTGCTAACGTAATAAATGTCCCGTGCAACATGAAGTTGTACAGGTCTTCAGGAGGTATTTTTCAGATGTTGCAGGTTCTAAAATCTCcgttaaagaaaaaatgcttcctATAGCCACAGGTTATTCTTCCTTACTCCCAGCTGAGGGTGAGTTCTTTACAGCTATAACAGCAGCAATCCAAACCTGAAGATGTGCTTGCTTCAAAAGTATACAAGCAGGCTTTTATGTACAAAGCTATAACCAACATGAGTTAGAACTCCTGTTTTATAACATTatcagaacaagaaaagaaacaaatatccCCTTGGAGCACACAGATCTCACCTTCATTGCCTCGCCAATCTGTTCAGACACCGTTTCTGTCACCTGCTTCAGATCTGTAATGTAAGCATCTGCAGAAAAAACATAAAGCTCAAATACACTTCTGAAACATaactcccctttcctccccccaaaaCTTGCTATTGAGTTCTTAGAAtcagacagaaaagcagcagagtcCCTGTACAAAAATTAAACATACAACACATCCCTTCTGTCAGAGTGCTGGGATGACCGCTGAAGTGCTTTATCTTAGTGTTACTACTCCTAATCATAGAAAATGCAGGAGTGCCTAGAAGTCTCACCTCTTGCAAGCCACACGGTTCTTCACTAGAAATTCTACAGCTTAATACAAAACATGAGCCACAAAGGCAGTATTTGAGATAAAGGAAGAggttacatatatatatatatatagatacataaATATAGAGATATCTGTTTTTAAACCTTTCAGgttcacaaaatcacagaattgtaggggttggaagggacttcaagagatcatcaggtccaatccccctgccaaagcaggttcaaATTACATTATGTAATTACAAAGTTCACattacatttggaaaaaatgcacaaaagaaGGAGGATAGACACAGCTGCGTAGATAATGACACGAAGGAAAACCATTTTAAAGGGGGGAGGGAGTGGGGGAGGAATCACAGATCTTAGAGCTTCAGCTTGGTAGCAACAACTGAGCTTTTACAAAAAAGGATACTTTTTCATCCCGGCTTAATTTACCAGGCGTTAACAACAGGAATatggccaggctggatggggctttgggcaacccagcttagtgggaggtgtccctgcccacggcagggggtaGGAACTGGAcagtctttaaggtcccttcgagcccaaaccattctgtgattctatgaataaaaAAGAACCGAGTGTAAACAACGTGAACAGCACTAATTCTGCTGGGTTAAcgagaaatgaaataaaaagaagctttCAGGAGTACTGAGGCAGACAGCAGGTGCAGAATACATGGGAAAATGGTATTTATTTGATTGCTGTAGCAATACGATAAGATCATCAACACATTATACATTTTTGCTGATTGAtttacaagaaataataattcttcTACTCAAGAGCTGAACTCTTAAAGTTACTATAAAAGAGTTTTGCATGTCCTCTGCTGTTATTTCATCTGTGGCACTATGCCATCAACAAAAACTTAAAATCAGCAGATAAATAAGTGTGCTTCTGGGAACTAAGTAGTCTCACCTCCCACTACTATTATTTTCCTGTAGGGTTTCACCAGCTCCTGCAGTAAACACCATGTTAGATTGTGCACACACTCCTAAACCGTTTCAGAGCAAAACACATCACTGTGCTTTGACTTCAAACTAATCAGTACTACTGAAGATAATTTAAGTCAGCCACTGAATTCTGGCGCAGAGTGATAGTGACCTCCTGCTGAAATGTAgtaagcagcagcaggctgtttTGTTGAGCTGTCTGTCCACGTGCCCGCTGCGCTAACCTCACGGGGCTTAGGAAACAATCCTTGCACAGACACGGATGCTAAAACGCACCATCATTCagaatttggaaggaaaaatagtCGAAGAGCAGCCTCTGTAATAACAACACAGGACATTCTCTAGAAGAAAGGCATGTCCACAATGAAGAATCCTTACAGCAGAATATTGGGATTAGAAGTCTCTATGAAGTTGTAAGGAAGGAgttaagtaaaattaaaaaagtaattacGAGGCTAATTTCAGTTACACAAAAAGATTGACATGCAGATGAAGTTTGCCTGCAGGAGTTCAGCTTTACATGGACAGCATTATATTCCTCAGTGTTCAAGGCTTTCCAAAACAtagggaaatgaaaaaaggaaatgaaaggtaTTGAGTAATCTAAACATTTTTGGTTTCTGGCCACTGTGCTTGCTAAACTGGGATACATAAACTTCCCAAGACTACATAATACTAAAATTCAGCACAAACTCTCTGCTGTCTTGGCTAGGACTTTGCTGTTACCTAACCTAAAAAGGAAAACCATGGTGCAAGCTATTAGTAGCTTATAAGAAGTAGTTAATTCCTATCAGAGAAGCATAGACCTGGACGCTAGAAACCAAAAGAAACGCAGACGTGAAGTGACGCTCTTTACCGCTCCTGTTAGCTGCTTTGCTGCACAGCCTGGCATTTCTGGAAGCAATGTCTCCTGTTTACAAAGAGGAAACGATGCCTAGAGTGAAGCCAGATCAGCAGGGTGAGAACTGGAAGCTTAAGGTTTGCTTCTCAAACTTCAGTTAACACCTCTGCTCGTTACACCAACTCTGCAGCACGTGCAGTAATCCATAGTGACGGTTCTGTCACCATGCCCACTTCAAACAGCAGTGGCAAATTGTGTCATTTTTCAGCACTTAGTAACAGGCAAGGTAGAACTTTCCATCTCTTAAGGCCAGCTTCAAACAAAGCACATCCCACTCTTCTATTGCAAAATACACCGCCTTATTCAAACTCCTTGGAACAAGGAATAGCCTTGCAAAACCATGGAGCAAACTTATGATGTTTACAGTTTTACACAAGCAGGGTAAAATTCAATACATGCTTCATCAGTGAGTACTACACAACTGCTTTCAATTCCCTGCAGAAACTGACAGGTTAGGAAGAGAGACTGAAGCATTTCTAGTATTTATATAAAGGCAACACAAGGACGGTCAAAGTATAATGTCAGCGGTCCACCTAGTTCTGCATCTTGCCTCCGCCACTGGAGGAGGAAAGAGGTAAGAAAACCTCCTGAGGGCGAGTATTTGACAGTTTCtacccagtgcccccccccagagaCCAGCTTTTGCCTTTAAGCACACTGTGTAACAGCAGACAGCATTCAGAATAAACAGATACAGCAATACATTCAGCTGTGACAAACTTCTAGCTGTTTTGGTTAGTAATTTAAACAAGCcaataaatttaaatacatttacagaaagaaaacttctaaAACATTTGCTGCTGGCCAGCAAGGTAGGCAGTGTTCCCTCAGTACAGTTGCCCTCCCCTGAGAAACCATTACCTTGAGAAGGCTGTGACCTGATCTCTTCCGGCGTTACCACAGGCTGGTAGAGCTTctgcaaaatcaaaaaaagaaaaagtctgaaatATCGTCTTGCTTTAATAGATATCTAACGCATACACTGCAGTTAGAACAACGGAGAATGGTTAATCGAAAGAGATGGTGGTGGAATGGCTATATTGTATCCCTGCAGTTACTTATGCAAGAACAAGAACACTCGTCTGCACAAACCAGGCTCTCTCACTTAACACCAGGGAACTGTGACATGAAGTTCCCTAATACTAATTAATATATTCGGTATTTAATTATGTTGAGGGCATAATTAGACTTAAGAACCTACTTGGGAAGAAGGCGACAAAGCAGAGACATAGGAATGCAAGTTTTTTATATCATCTGCAAGTTTTTTTCTCCACTTGAAGAGCTGTCCCTCATCCTTCTTCAACCACAAAAGGCAGCAGTAGGAAAGTTACTTATTCCTCTGGGCAGTTTTACCAGAACAACACTTTCACAGCTCACACATGTTACTAGCAAGCCTTCAGTATCAGCTCCAAACAGAAGAACACTGCTTGCAGTTATCCTCAAAGAAGACAGAATATACTGAATGAAAATGTGCAAGATCATCTCTTGCTTTGGGGAGATTGCCACACTAAATGAGTGGTTTTCTCCACGTAAGCTTTAGTTAAGTACTTCATctttgtagttgttttttatGCCTCAGAAAACATGCATCAGGAGAGATACCAGGGTtaaaaaggaacaggaaaactCCACcatcaaaagcagagaaaacacgAGTACCTTTGCAGAAAtagctgggaggaaaaaaacacttcatttacAGAGACACGCTAGAAACTTTCTATGTTTTGCAGACACAACGAAAATAATCACCTAGTTGTGCTGCAGTAAAATCTGAAATGATCACCAGCAGAAGAAATGTAGTCTGAGAGGCATCCTAAGTAACTCATCTACTTTAGGACTGAGGTAGAAcacagttttccttttgcaaaaagATCAAAAGGTCTCGTTAAAATCTTGGTGTTGCACAATAGCATACTTTATTTTAGTCgatttttttggtttgataTACTTGACATGTTGACAAGAGATCACAAAGGCATGATgtgttagaaaatatttcagattgaAGACAAATATATATGCGTGCACTTTTGTTTACTGCAAATCCTCTATGCCTGGCTAACCTGAAGAGTTATTTATCTTTGTCAACTTTAGTCCTCTGAAATGCAATGCAGGCTCTTAAAtgactattaaaaataataaatccctTTCTTCTTTAGCATAGAATCACAAACAGttggggctggaaaggacctctagAGGCGGTTCAGTTCAAACCCGTGCTGAAAGCAGGGCTAACTcgagcaggttgctcaggactgCACCCAGTCAGGCTCTGATGGTCCCCAGGGATGACACACGGAAATGCCCGGTGCCTCCTGGGCACCGCTGCGACCGCCTGGCTCAgtctcctttcctctctgccctcccGCAGCATTTGAGAGGCACCCTGAGCAGTGCTAAGATCCACCCAAGCCTACTTTCtctcttccaggctgaacaatcccacCACGCCAGCGACTCCTTGCTGGACTTGATGCAATTTCCCCACGCCTTCCTCAGACCGAGGAGCCCAGCACCGACCCGACGCTCCCGGCCTGTcccaccagggctgagcagagggcaggAAGAAGACCGGCTGGCCTCGACCCGCTGGCAGCTCTTCCCAAGGGCGCGCTGCTGGCCCACGGTCAGCTCAGCAGCTAGACCcgtcctgcagagctgctttccagctgggtgcccccacatccaccagctccctgcaggCGTCCATGAGGTTGGTCAGGGATGGTTCCCTTTGTAAGTCCATGCGGGCCACTTCCACCTgtccatcaccttcccagggactgACAGTTCCTGGCTCGTAGGTCTGCAgttccctggatcctccttttttcccttcctgaagATAGGGctgatgtttgctttcttccagcGCTCAGGGACCTCCCCCATTTGCCGTGGTATTTCAGAGATAACCAAAAGTCCCCTTTTAACAACACCATTTGTGGACACATCCCTGCAGGACACGGAGAGTGGGACCGAGTGCATGACCCGGTCCTGAGTCGCTGCCTGAAGACCCACGGTGCGTGCCCTGGTGATGTAAATGCTCTCGGCTTGACGctcctctgcccttcccctGGAGTCTTCCTTGCTTCACTGCCTCCCACAGCTCTCAGGGGCTGAAGGCAAATCTTACCAGGAAAGACCAAGGCGAAGAAGGGATTAAGTTTCTCGGCCGTTTCCATGTCCTCTGTCGTCAGCCCCATTCAGAAACAGCCTGTGTTGCCCCTGGTCCTCCTCTTTTGACACACCTGCAGAAGCACTTGCTGTCATTGCTAAATTCATTTCCAGGTGGGCTTTGGCTTTCCCTGTCCCTGCGTGCTACAGAACCCCTGTGAACTACAGCTTTCTACATTTCAAGGCTGTCCTTGCTAACTATACCCTAGCAAGGCAGCAGTTCATTTACGTGCTTTCCTGTGCTCCCAATGTGAAGAACACAATTCTCAAGTCTTTACCGAGTCAGAAATCCTACGAAAAAGCAGCAACACTTTCGCCACAGAAAGTTCATGCTACAGCACACGCATAATTGGGCggggggaaaggaaaatatttctggatttCTGTAGCAAACACTTTAACCTTCTATCCTGTTTGAACCTTCTGAACAGAAGGCAGTAAATCATCTCATTTGTTTACAAACACGCGCACACACAGAAATGGCTCAAACAGTGCGCCATAGTCCAGATATCCCCCCTCTGATTTGCTCCTAGATTCAAATAACTTTTGAAGCACATCATAAAGCCACTAACCTGCCACAAAAACAACATGGTTTAAGAACTTATCCTAGAGGTagacactttaaaaatgtacttcaaGGGATGGAAATGTCACGGCTCTTTAGGATATCAAAGTGaaggatggaaagaaaattgACTCCTAATTAATCAGCAAGTAAGCAGGAGGCAGGTATAACgtaattacagaaaagaaacttaACCAAGAACACAAATGGGTTGTTTAATACCAGTAATTACTTGACACTcggtgtcaaaaaaaaaaaaacagaaattgctgAAGCTATTAATTATCcacattactttttttccttctttactgAAAGTACTCAATGTAGTTATCAGCTCAGCAGAAGTGCCCAGGGAAAACAGACATCTTTTGAGAAGTCAAATACTGTGTGTGATAATAGCTAGCCATATGTATCATAAATTTAATACGTTAAACGACCTTCAGACAATTTCAGAAACCCAGATTTGATAAGATTAGTAGATATATACTGGCTTGTAAGCTGTAAATCACCATGTTGAAGCAATCTGCCTAAGTAACTTGCTGAATTGTGCCACAGGCCCAATTCCCTCATAGTCACAGCAATCTGTAGTAATCCTTGCTTTACGGAAGATAAATTACTGCTAAttaatgcaaagaaacaaaggTCAACATTTGAGCAACCTcgtctagtgggaggtgtcccagcccatggcaggggaggtagaattagatgatctgtaaggttccttccaacccaaaccgttctaaGATTCCATGATTTATTTCAAGTTACATACAGCAGCTACCATAGGCAAAGGTCTTCTGAAAATCTGAGGTTACTCACCAACatttcttgctctgctttcatgGTTTGGATAGCATGTACCAGTATCTTCTTAGGCCACTGCTTACGCTTTGTTGATGTCTCTACTATAAGTTCATCAAACTGGTCTTCAAGAATTTTGATGTAGGAACCTAAAAATGACAAGCACACAAAGTTATTGTAACAATGCTCCTACTCACaatgttgcttttctttgagACAAAGTTGTAAGGACAAAGACATCTTTAGaactgaaataagaaatgaaatgtgattATCAAATAAGATAAATGTCTGTTTTGGATCCCAGTATAACGCAATACAGAAATCAGATCACAGCTTCCTGCTGACCAGTTACTTTTGAAGTAAGGGAGCTGGGGTGAGGATGGGAGGACAGGGGAGGCCGGGAACAATCTGGGGAAAAATCCAAACCACATTTCTCTGTGCACTCTGAACCTATGACAAAAGTCTGACAAGGATCTTCACAGGTAACTTGTTTTtcaactggaaaataaaaagccaacaAATGCAAGacgcaaaaagaaaaatggcttgATCTGTACAATTTACAAGCATTAAACAAAAATCAGCTATTTAAACAGTAATTTGAAGCCTAATTGACCTTCTAGCATATAGAACACAGATATACATCTTCATCTTAAAATCGATCTGTAAGTTTTTGACAACAAACTGTCACCTTAATGAAACCTTGTTCCCAGAAATACTCTGCAGCCTGAGAACATCTGTAGTTACTAGTCATATGGagtttgcaaaaacaaaaataggtCTACTTTCAACATCTGATACCAAAGAGAGTGTATCTGGTGGGAACCAACTTTCATAGCTTTCTTCTCCTATCGTAAGATTAGGCTAAATATGTAGAACATGTTTTCAGTTGTTGACCGAAGTATTTTGACTTCTGCTACTTCACTACAGGTACTCAGCTTCTCCAAGGTTGCAATTAAACTTAGCTATTTTTGAAGCTTAAgacactgttttaaaactggTTTCAAAATTTAGACAAGTAAATGCCTGTTCAATCTTGATGTCACATGCCATCATTACaaaccataaaaaataaaagttatggaaaaaaacagaattaactTTGTCTAACTGAAAGGTAACGCATATTTCTATATTCTTCCATTTGCACACTTATATTTCTCCACCAGTGGAGATTCGAAATCTTGACAATAGTTTTGttgtataatttttaaatttaattttgcaaactCCTTAGAATTTAAATTCACAGTTACCACTAAAACGTTGAGCATAGCTTGCAAGCCATGCAATGTTTTCAGTCTACTGGTAACAAATGGATTTTGAGCACCCTCTCTTGGTCAATCTGTGCAGAATCAGGTGATTGTAAAACTCAGTCAAAAAACAAGTTTGAGAATTTGTGAGTTTTTCTGAGCCACTGGTCAACAGGAATACCAAAGACACAAAATGCCAGATCACTCGGTGATTCAAACTGGCTCAGAGGTGAGCACACGCTTATATTTACGTCAAATTAAAAAGCACAACACTGTCCTTACACCTGCTTTATGCCAACTGCAGGAAGGTAAACAGTACCTCAGCTAGCATGAAGTTGGATTTGTGCAGAGGATGACCTACTTTAAAAAGTAACCATCCAGACAAAGATTTCCTGTTAAGAAAACCCTGTAAAGAATTTTTAAGCAAATTTGAATCAGTGAAGTGAGCGTGAATCAGTTCAGCATTTTGCATTATGAGACCAGTGCAGTCTTGACAACGTAGCAAGTAAAAGCTGGTCTTGGTAACTCGTGAAACCTGAGTTTAGGATTATTTTATAAACGCACACACTGAAAATAATGGATAAACATTTCACTCTGATGTATCCGGTCCCCATGCCATCTGGGCAGCCTCTGATGAACTCACTCCAGTTCTTCAATCTTTactaaaaaaaggcaaatcatgCCTTACAAATCTGTTGTCCTTCTACGGCGGGGTTACAGCACTGGTACATAtgggaagagcaactgaaatCATCCGCTTGGACTTGtgtaaagcatttgacactgtcctgcaCAACTGCCTCATGTCCCTAAACTGCAGATATGTGGATTTGAAAGATGGACCTCTTGGTAGATAAGGATTTGGCCGGATGGTCGCACTCAAGGAGTTGTGGTCAACGGCCTGATGTCCACGTGGAGACCGgtgacgagtggtgttcctcaggggccTGTACCGGGACCAGTGCTATTTAACAGCTTTGCTGGCAACAaggacagtgggatcaagttTGCCGACAACatcaagctgtgtggtgcggttGACACGCCGGAcggaagggatgccatccagagggacctggacaggcttgaaaGATGCAcccatgtgaacctcatgaagttcaacgaggccaagtgcaaggtcctgcacctgggctggggcaatcccaagcacaaacacaggctgggcggagaatggattgagagctgagccctgaggagaaagacctgggggtgttggtggataAGAatctcaacatgagctggcaatgcgTGCtcgcagcccagaaagccagctgtatcctgggctgcatcaaaagcagcgtggaCAGCAACTCCTTATACAGACAAAGCCAAGCCTGAGCTCCACCTCATCCGCACCATGAATGTTGTTATCGCCACAGCCATCTGCAGAAAAAACTGtccaattaaaaatacaacgcctagaacaaacaaataaataaatccatgcAAAATTGACAAGAAAACGCACGTACCACACGGCTCGGAGCTGGCTGACGTatccccccagggctgcccgtTAATGGTGACGTTCTCTTGCACTGCTGCCTCGAAGTTCTGCAAGAGATTCAAGGGCTGGAAAACTTCTGTGCAACCCCAGCAGCTGGTAAGACACTTCCTGACCGACCGCCCTGCCTCGGCCGGCAGGACTCATCGAGTCATTTAGGCTGGcaaagacccttaagatcaccCAACCGTCAACCTAGCCCGCTAACCCACGTCCCTTAGCGCCAGGTCTCTTAAACGCCCCCCGGGGTGGGGACACCACCCCCCGCGGGCCCTTCCCTGCCGCCCTCCCCGACCCCGCACGTCCCCGGCGGGCTGGGccccccgcccgctgccgccgcctcaCCCACAGCACGTCGTCCGCGGCGATGCCGCCCGGCTGCCCCGCTGCCAGCGCCCGCAGGAAGGGCgcgcacagccccagcacccgcTCCAGGCCCCGCCGCGAGCAGCAGCGCACCCGCGGGTCCCGCCGGGCGGCCGCCCCGGCCGC
This genomic stretch from Anser cygnoides isolate HZ-2024a breed goose chromosome 3, Taihu_goose_T2T_genome, whole genome shotgun sequence harbors:
- the NSL1 gene encoding kinetochore-associated protein NSL1 homolog isoform X2, coding for MAAGAAARRDPRVRCCSRRGLERVLGLCAPFLRALAAGQPGGIAADDVLWNFEAAVQENVTINGQPWGDTSASSEPCGSYIKILEDQFDELIVETSTKRKQWPKKILVHAIQTMKAEQEMLKLYQPVVTPEEIRSQPSQESQNGLGSKGP
- the NSL1 gene encoding kinetochore-associated protein NSL1 homolog isoform X1 gives rise to the protein MAAGAAARRDPRVRCCSRRGLERVLGLCAPFLRALAAGQPGGIAADDVLWNFEAAVQENVTINGQPWGDTSASSEPCGSYIKILEDQFDELIVETSTKRKQWPKKILVHAIQTMKAEQEMLKLYQPVVTPEEIRSQPSQDAYITDLKQVTETVSEQIGEAMKSLPALIERAEGFSQALTWQPTLELCKLRQEVFAGCNAKEEDNVQSFVSPGEVTPTDTDTSKNPYTLFKRKRAADSPQRKYYPLRRRKITLSA